In Mustelus asterias chromosome 30, sMusAst1.hap1.1, whole genome shotgun sequence, a genomic segment contains:
- the LOC144480832 gene encoding uncharacterized protein LOC144480832 — protein MRHQRVHSNERPFTCSLCGKGFTQQYKLQTHQRVHTDERPFTCPDCGKRFKSSQDLMQHQPVHTDERPFRCSHCGSAFKRSSHLTVHQQIHTGERLFTCPDCGKGFTQSSVLLTHQCVQTGGRPFICSECGKGFPSSSKLLMHQHVHTGERPFTCSVCGKGFTQSSNLLTHQRVHTGERPFTCAECGKGFAYFSVLMRHQQAHKQLQ, from the coding sequence atgcgccatcaacgtgttcacagcaatgagaggccattcacctgttccttgtgtgggaaaggatttactcagcaatacaaactgcagacacaccagcgagttcacactgatgagagaccttttacatGTCCAGACTGTGGAAAACGCTTTAAAAGTTCCCAGGACTTGATGCAGCATCAacctgttcacactgatgagagaccgttcagatgctctcactgtgggtcTGCATTCAAGCGATCGTCTCACCTGACTgtgcaccagcaaattcacactggggagaggctgttcacctgccctgactgtggaaagggatttactcagtcatccgtccttctgacacaccagtgtGTTCAAACTGGggggagaccattcatctgctctgagtgtgggaagggattcccttCCTCATCCAAACTTCTGATGCACCAgcacgttcacactggggagagaccgttcacctgctctgtgtgtgggaagggtttcactcagtcatcgaacctactgacacaccagcgagttcacacaggggagaggccattcacatgtgctgaatgtgggaagggatttgcttatTTTTCTGTACTGATGAGACACCAACAAGCTCACAAACAATTACAATGA
- the LOC144480809 gene encoding uncharacterized protein LOC144480809 yields the protein MEGKSTIHSGEKPYVCSVCGRGFNQSSDLLRHKRSHTRKKPWKCEDCGKGFRSPSHLEKHCRCHTGEKPFTCSDCGKGFTQLTNLLTHQRVHSGERPLASSECAMKRQRVHTGEKPFICSECGKRFSRSSNLLMHQRVHTEEKPFKCSDCGKCYKSSGELLSHQRVHTDARPFRCSHCGSGFKTSSALTKHQRTHTDERPFRCSQCGTAFRQMSNLSEHQRTHTAERPFTCSQCGKGFAHSSTLQRHQRVHTHEKPYICSKCGRGFTQLSTLLKHQQVHTTERPFKCPDCGKSYKSSGELMRHQRVHTDERPFRCSHCKTGFKTSSALTSHQRTHTEERPFKCPDCGKCYKSSGELVRHQRVHTGERPFRCSDCGTRFRELSHLTVHRRTHTGERPFTCSVCGKGFASSSNLLTHQRVHK from the coding sequence atggaaggaaaaagcaccattcacagtggagagaaaccgtacgtgtgttctgtgtgtggacgaggcttcaaccaatcatctgacctgttgagacacaagcgcagtcacaccaggaagaaaccgtggaaatgtgaggattgtgggaagggattcagatccccATCTCACCTTGAAAAGCATTGCCgctgtcacactggggagaagccattcacctgctctgactgtgggaagggattcactcagttaaccaacttgctgacacaccagcgagttcacagtggggagaggccattggCCTCCTCTGAGTGTGCAATGAAACGccaacgagttcacaccggggagaagccattcatctgctccgagtgtgggaagagattctcaAGGTCCTCTAACCTGctgatgcaccagcgagttcacactgaagagaaaccttttaaatgctcagactgtgggaagtgctataaaagttctggggaacttttgtcccatcaacgtgttcacactgatgcgagaccgttcaggtgctctcactgcgggagtGGGTTCAAGACATCCTCTGCCCTAACTaaacaccaacgcactcacactgatgagagacctttcagATGCTCTCAGTGTGGCACTGCATTCAGGCAAATGAGTAACCTGTCtgaacaccagcgcactcacactgcggagaggccattcacttgctctcagtgtgggaagggatttgctcattcatctaccctgcagagacaccagcgagttcacactcacGAGAAACCTTACATCTGCTCCAAATGTGGaagaggattcactcagttatcgaccctgctgaaacaccagcaagttcacactactgagagaccatttaaatgtccagactgtgggaagagctataaaagttctggggaactgatgcgccatcaacgtgttcacactgatgagagaccgttcaggtgctctcactgtaaGACTGGGTTCAAGACATCATCTGCCCTCACttcacaccagcgcactcacactgaggagagaccgtttaaatgcccagactgtgggaaatGCTATAAAAGTTCAGGGGAACTGGTAcgtcatcaacgtgttcacactggggagagaccgttcaggtgctctgactgtgggactaGGTTCAGAGAATTATCTCATCTCACTGTGCAccggcgcactcacactggggagaggccattcacctgctctgtgtgtgggaagggatttgcttcttcatccaacctgctgacacaccagcgagttcataaatGA